In one Agrobacterium vitis genomic region, the following are encoded:
- a CDS encoding carbohydrate ABC transporter permease encodes MVRSPLRAMLSHAVLLGGAFLMVYPFFWMWRASTQAPGEIFGSLNDAPPILTSITDNYTRALFESPLPRFMLNGVIMTGGILLFQILTTVTCAYALAKFRFRGQHLLFAIVLISLSVPAQATALPIFMVLAKFGLLDTYTGVMLPYLTSGFAIFMFYQFIRSFPDEILLAARLDGMSEIEIVLRIILPAMKPAIAAFAIFSITFHWNDLYWPMIVIRSIDLSPPTLGLLFFRSQEGGDSFGPLMACATLITAPLILLFLAAQRGFVQGVTMTGVK; translated from the coding sequence ATGGTCCGCTCTCCGCTTCGCGCAATGCTGTCGCATGCCGTTCTGCTGGGCGGTGCCTTTCTGATGGTCTATCCGTTCTTTTGGATGTGGCGTGCGTCAACGCAGGCCCCGGGGGAGATATTCGGCAGCCTCAATGACGCGCCGCCGATCCTGACATCGATAACGGACAATTACACACGGGCGTTGTTCGAGTCTCCGTTGCCACGGTTCATGCTGAACGGTGTTATCATGACGGGAGGCATCCTGCTGTTCCAGATCCTGACAACCGTGACCTGTGCCTATGCGCTTGCGAAATTCAGGTTTCGTGGCCAGCACCTTCTTTTCGCGATTGTACTGATCAGCCTCTCGGTTCCCGCCCAGGCAACCGCTCTGCCGATCTTCATGGTGCTCGCCAAGTTCGGGCTTCTGGATACCTATACCGGCGTGATGCTGCCCTACCTGACCTCGGGTTTTGCAATCTTCATGTTCTATCAGTTCATTCGCTCGTTTCCTGACGAGATTCTTCTGGCCGCACGGTTGGACGGCATGAGCGAGATAGAAATCGTCCTGCGCATCATTCTCCCGGCGATGAAACCAGCCATTGCCGCCTTCGCGATCTTCTCGATCACCTTTCATTGGAACGATCTCTATTGGCCAATGATCGTGATCAGATCCATCGATCTGTCACCGCCAACACTCGGCCTCCTGTTCTTCCGGAGCCAGGAAGGCGGCGACAGCTTCGGGCCTTTGATGGCCTGCGCGACCCTGATCACCGCACCGCTGATCCTGTTGTTTCTCGCTGCACAGCGCGGGTTCGTACAGGGCGTTACGATGACCGGCGTCAAATGA
- a CDS encoding FdhF/YdeP family oxidoreductase, producing MADPIENPEAEGPAGGWGSVKSIARMLGDNKPSPAILETLYRLNKPAGLMCVSCAWPKPANYHPFEFCENGAKATISDLTSARCTPDFWNRHTVAELRNWKDYDLEQTGRLTHPLRYDAATDRYIEVTWDKAFSDIGTTLKSLPRESVVFYSSGHAGLEASYLYALLARVFGNNNLPQSSNMCHETTSVGLQKVIGSPVGTIVWEDLEKADAFFFFGQNPGSNSPRFLHPLQEAKQRGARIVTFNPVVEQGLVSFVNPQSPVDMLTGRETQISDEYLQVRAGGDISAILGLCKVVIEADDVAVANGQKRVLDVAFIDEHTTGFDSFIALVRSTSWADIERESGLTEAAIRRAGEIYISAERVIGVYGMGLTQHSQGAINVAMLVNLLLLRGNIGREGAGCCPVRGHSNVQGQRTVGIAEKTKLIPMDTLKELFDFDPPTEDGTTIVDAVKGLMAGKIKAFISLGGNLVRAVPDQTEMEHAWARQELTVIVSTKLNRSHLFPGKQAYILPCLSRAEIDEQTTGNQAVSIEDSFSHISGSIGKRPPASKHLKSELAIVAGIAKATLAVRPKLKWDEWQGDYSLVRELIEATYPEDFKDYNARMFQPGGFYRGNTAHERVWKTEEKKAVFTTPTQLNALSFEDADGRFRLVTMRSNDQFNTTIYGYSDRFRGIEGTRDVLLMCESDIATSGLQPGQVVTLVSDFGDGVRRALGGLTVTAHNLPKGTIGTYYPEANVLIAIDHHDEMSKTPASKAIPVRIET from the coding sequence ATGGCCGACCCTATCGAGAACCCGGAAGCCGAAGGTCCCGCTGGTGGCTGGGGATCTGTGAAGTCGATCGCCCGTATGCTGGGCGACAACAAACCCTCACCGGCAATCCTTGAAACGCTTTACCGCCTGAATAAGCCTGCCGGGCTTATGTGCGTTTCCTGCGCGTGGCCAAAACCCGCAAACTACCATCCCTTCGAGTTCTGCGAAAACGGTGCCAAGGCAACGATCTCGGACCTGACCAGCGCGCGCTGTACGCCTGATTTCTGGAACCGTCACACCGTGGCCGAGCTCAGGAACTGGAAAGACTATGACCTCGAACAGACCGGGCGGCTGACGCATCCCCTTCGCTATGACGCTGCAACGGACCGCTATATTGAGGTGACGTGGGACAAGGCCTTCTCTGACATCGGCACGACGTTGAAATCATTGCCGCGCGAGAGCGTTGTCTTCTACTCTTCCGGCCATGCCGGTCTTGAAGCATCCTATCTCTACGCACTGCTCGCGCGGGTCTTCGGCAACAACAACCTGCCCCAGAGTTCCAACATGTGCCATGAGACGACTTCGGTCGGGCTTCAGAAGGTTATCGGCTCGCCGGTTGGCACTATTGTCTGGGAAGACCTGGAGAAGGCCGACGCATTTTTCTTTTTCGGCCAGAACCCGGGATCGAACAGTCCGCGCTTCCTTCACCCATTGCAGGAGGCCAAGCAGCGCGGTGCGCGCATCGTCACATTCAACCCGGTTGTCGAGCAGGGGCTGGTATCATTCGTCAATCCACAAAGCCCGGTTGACATGCTGACGGGACGCGAAACGCAGATTTCAGACGAGTATCTTCAAGTTCGGGCCGGCGGTGACATTTCCGCAATACTGGGTCTCTGCAAGGTTGTCATCGAAGCTGATGACGTAGCGGTGGCCAATGGACAAAAGCGCGTGCTCGATGTGGCGTTCATCGATGAGCACACGACAGGATTCGACAGTTTCATCGCCCTCGTCAGATCGACGAGCTGGGCCGACATCGAGCGTGAAAGCGGTCTGACTGAAGCGGCGATCCGGCGTGCCGGCGAAATCTATATCAGCGCGGAGAGGGTCATCGGTGTCTACGGCATGGGCCTGACACAGCATTCGCAAGGCGCGATTAACGTGGCCATGCTGGTCAATCTGCTGCTTCTGCGCGGCAATATCGGGCGCGAAGGAGCTGGCTGCTGTCCGGTTCGCGGCCATTCGAATGTACAGGGTCAACGAACCGTCGGAATCGCTGAAAAGACCAAGCTTATTCCCATGGACACCTTGAAGGAGCTCTTCGATTTCGATCCTCCGACCGAGGATGGCACAACGATCGTCGATGCGGTGAAAGGGCTGATGGCTGGCAAGATCAAAGCCTTTATTTCGTTGGGAGGCAATCTTGTCCGCGCCGTACCAGATCAAACGGAGATGGAACACGCCTGGGCTCGCCAGGAGCTGACCGTGATCGTCTCCACCAAGCTAAACCGAAGCCATCTTTTTCCTGGCAAGCAGGCCTATATTCTTCCCTGCCTGTCGCGTGCAGAGATAGATGAGCAGACCACAGGAAATCAAGCCGTATCCATCGAGGATAGCTTCTCCCATATTTCTGGATCAATCGGCAAAAGACCTCCCGCCTCCAAACATTTGAAGAGCGAACTGGCGATCGTCGCCGGCATTGCAAAGGCGACACTTGCCGTAAGGCCGAAACTGAAATGGGATGAATGGCAAGGTGACTACAGCCTCGTGCGAGAGCTGATCGAAGCGACCTATCCCGAGGACTTCAAAGATTATAATGCGCGCATGTTCCAGCCAGGCGGGTTTTATCGCGGCAATACAGCTCATGAGCGCGTCTGGAAAACCGAGGAAAAGAAGGCTGTCTTCACAACGCCCACGCAATTGAACGCGCTGTCCTTCGAGGATGCCGACGGCCGCTTCCGGCTCGTAACAATGCGATCAAACGATCAGTTCAATACGACAATCTATGGTTACTCCGACCGCTTCCGCGGCATAGAGGGCACCCGCGACGTCCTGTTGATGTGCGAAAGCGATATCGCGACATCGGGGCTTCAACCCGGGCAGGTTGTCACACTCGTCAGCGATTTCGGCGACGGCGTTCGCCGAGCGCTCGGTGGCTTGACTGTCACCGCTCATAATCTGCCAAAAGGGACGATCGGCACTTATTATCCAGAAGCAAACGTGCTGATCGCCATTGACCATCATGACGAGATGTCGAAGACGCCCGCATCGAAAGCAATTCCAGTCCGGATCGAAACCTAG
- a CDS encoding metallophosphoesterase: MAVQHFDWIDAIRPMASDHAYIAIGDVHGRADLLFKLHTALQAELALISPKDVTCIHLGDLIDKGPESRRAVEIARRGLAGATCYTLLGNHEDRLLQLLNKDDEPTFVRWLEKGGYEFFEELGISPKAGWQTSVIEAFGEDSLMWLRSCPTMLRFSQIVYVHAGIDTAKPLSEQTRRDLLWVREPWTSSKGPYQDNLAFVHGHSPVAMVDLENKHRINLDTYAVETGTLSSLLIFGDRMKLLST, from the coding sequence ATGGCAGTACAGCATTTTGATTGGATAGACGCGATCAGGCCAATGGCGTCTGACCATGCCTATATCGCTATTGGCGATGTGCATGGGAGAGCAGACCTGCTCTTTAAACTGCATACAGCACTACAAGCCGAGTTGGCGTTGATTTCACCCAAAGACGTTACTTGCATCCATTTAGGTGATCTTATCGACAAGGGGCCCGAAAGCCGGCGAGCGGTTGAAATCGCCAGACGAGGCCTTGCTGGCGCCACCTGCTACACCCTCCTCGGCAATCATGAGGACCGGCTGCTTCAGCTATTGAACAAGGATGATGAACCCACCTTCGTGCGCTGGTTGGAGAAAGGCGGCTATGAATTTTTCGAAGAACTCGGGATTTCACCAAAAGCTGGCTGGCAGACCAGTGTCATAGAGGCTTTTGGGGAAGACTCGTTGATGTGGCTCCGCTCTTGCCCGACGATGCTGCGATTTTCCCAAATAGTCTACGTTCACGCCGGGATTGACACAGCAAAACCCCTATCAGAGCAAACCAGGAGAGATCTACTTTGGGTCCGCGAGCCATGGACAAGTTCAAAGGGTCCATATCAGGACAACCTCGCATTTGTTCACGGCCATTCGCCCGTCGCAATGGTTGATCTTGAGAACAAGCATCGCATCAACCTTGATACCTACGCAGTCGAAACAGGCACCTTGTCTTCGCTGCTCATTTTTGGGGATCGGATGAAATTACTAAGCACATAG
- a CDS encoding metallophosphoesterase family protein, which translates to MKIAILADPHIGSQNDVFVENWKAVVKTVNGYEDVELAIALGDLTLDGANIEADLAFGAAQLKAINTPVLVLPGNHDIGDIARNSTQPADDTRLAAWETHFGAWYWQCDAVEGWRLIGLNSQIIGSGLPAEEQQWSALENMLKERGDRKPVLFLHMPLFLEDWNEGDRPAWALKTEGRLRLQRLIAEHAVFAVVSGHMHRTLHLRQKNEPVLIWTPASSFLARDESMPNQPGKELLGVTLLDFGKDDISVEFIDIDGLMKSYIEDYNGSIYRSPAKTA; encoded by the coding sequence ATGAAAATAGCGATATTGGCCGATCCTCACATCGGTTCTCAAAACGACGTATTCGTCGAAAACTGGAAGGCGGTTGTTAAAACCGTTAACGGCTATGAGGATGTGGAACTGGCAATTGCTCTCGGCGATCTGACGCTGGATGGTGCAAATATTGAGGCAGATCTGGCATTCGGTGCCGCACAGCTTAAGGCGATTAATACCCCGGTTCTCGTCCTGCCGGGCAATCACGATATTGGCGATATCGCCCGCAACAGCACCCAGCCCGCTGACGACACCCGTCTGGCTGCCTGGGAGACGCATTTTGGCGCTTGGTATTGGCAGTGCGATGCCGTCGAAGGCTGGAGGCTGATCGGCCTGAACAGCCAGATTATCGGCTCAGGCCTGCCTGCCGAGGAGCAACAATGGTCTGCCCTGGAAAATATGCTGAAGGAGCGGGGTGATCGCAAACCGGTGTTGTTCCTCCACATGCCTCTGTTCCTTGAAGACTGGAACGAAGGTGACAGACCGGCCTGGGCGCTCAAGACCGAAGGTCGGTTGCGGCTGCAACGGCTGATCGCCGAACACGCGGTGTTTGCGGTGGTCTCAGGACATATGCATCGCACGCTGCATCTGCGGCAAAAGAATGAGCCAGTACTGATCTGGACACCTGCTTCCAGCTTTCTGGCCCGCGACGAGTCCATGCCAAACCAGCCGGGAAAAGAACTGCTGGGCGTGACACTGCTGGACTTCGGCAAGGATGATATCTCGGTCGAATTCATTGATATCGACGGGCTGATGAAGAGCTATATCGAAGATTACAACGGCTCGATTTATCGCTCGCCTGCGAAAACGGCCTGA
- a CDS encoding carbohydrate ABC transporter permease, translating to MTSLSDLHSQSSAVASKRFSYAAIAHLFAAPAFLLLIATVVAPIFVVVLISLTDYRLGRLTLNFVGLGNYARIINDPYFWAALRNSALYTAIVVPVSVFGALCVAVLLDGRRRSRRFYEIVYFLPVTSTLTAMSIVWSYLLNGHIGPLASLLDALGLPALDFFADGTLALIGLAIIGIWHLFGFNLILFLAGLTVLSAELKEASALDGMDGFCDRLRYLTWPLLAPTTIVVVVLSCIQSFQVFDTVAVLTNGGPYGATEMLLHKINTDTFTGLKAGYGSALTIVYLLLIGTFSIVHVGLSNRKAHF from the coding sequence ATGACGTCTCTGTCTGATCTGCACTCCCAATCATCTGCGGTCGCGTCGAAGCGCTTCAGTTATGCCGCCATTGCGCATCTCTTCGCGGCCCCGGCCTTCCTGCTGCTAATCGCAACGGTCGTTGCCCCGATCTTCGTTGTGGTCCTGATCAGCTTGACCGATTATCGCCTCGGTCGGCTCACCTTGAATTTTGTCGGCCTCGGCAACTATGCCAGAATAATCAATGACCCGTACTTCTGGGCGGCCCTGCGCAACAGCGCACTCTATACGGCAATTGTCGTGCCGGTATCGGTGTTCGGTGCGCTCTGCGTTGCCGTGCTGCTCGATGGCCGCCGCCGCTCGCGACGTTTCTACGAGATTGTCTACTTTCTGCCAGTGACCTCCACGTTGACGGCCATGTCCATTGTCTGGAGCTATCTGCTCAATGGCCATATCGGGCCGCTGGCAAGCCTGTTGGACGCATTGGGCTTACCGGCTCTCGATTTTTTTGCCGATGGAACGCTTGCGCTGATCGGCCTTGCCATCATCGGCATCTGGCATCTGTTTGGCTTCAATCTGATCCTGTTTCTGGCGGGGCTCACGGTCCTATCGGCCGAGCTGAAGGAGGCGTCTGCTCTCGATGGAATGGACGGCTTTTGCGATCGGCTGCGTTACCTGACCTGGCCGCTTCTGGCTCCCACGACCATCGTGGTTGTCGTGTTGAGCTGCATACAGTCGTTCCAGGTGTTCGACACCGTGGCGGTTCTGACCAATGGTGGCCCCTATGGCGCAACTGAAATGCTGCTGCACAAGATCAACACGGATACGTTCACAGGCCTGAAAGCCGGTTATGGCAGTGCACTCACTATCGTCTATCTCCTGTTGATCGGGACATTTTCAATCGTCCACGTCGGCTTAAGCAACAGAAAGGCGCATTTTTGA
- a CDS encoding AraC family transcriptional regulator: protein MTAQPNVVELARWLQSQPGITASCRDEEVAQMSHRFKPHVINGPPTEPGSMDFQHYEKSFHGITVNYLQYGPDVQIDAGDFETFYMLEIPLVGGVEIPYSDGNLSSSSIKSIILSPGQYINSKWKYNTKQIMLKIDKRLVVKSIEKRFGKADSNDNFIFEPYIASESLPLTRIVKLLKIWSAEEAISGDGGNYDPRPLLEAIVDTLGGNVAFYTAPISSQLRSGCLPGHLARFLSLVDDPKMLSRPISELALQAGTTDRTLRNSAQRFLKVSPHELIVRKRLERARQILSQSDLPIGHVAAMAGYSNAGRFSKAYKSFFGYLPSRDYETTVQSGSTN, encoded by the coding sequence ATGACCGCACAGCCCAATGTTGTAGAATTAGCAAGATGGCTCCAAAGCCAACCTGGAATTACCGCATCTTGCCGCGACGAAGAAGTGGCACAAATGTCACATCGCTTTAAACCGCACGTGATAAATGGTCCGCCCACCGAACCAGGGAGCATGGATTTCCAACATTATGAGAAGTCGTTCCACGGGATAACGGTCAACTATTTGCAGTATGGCCCGGACGTTCAAATCGACGCAGGCGACTTTGAAACCTTCTATATGCTGGAAATACCGCTCGTTGGCGGCGTAGAGATACCATATAGCGACGGCAATTTATCCTCAAGCTCGATAAAATCTATAATTCTTTCACCCGGACAATACATAAACTCAAAGTGGAAATACAACACTAAGCAAATCATGTTGAAAATTGACAAGCGCCTTGTGGTGAAATCCATAGAGAAGCGCTTTGGGAAAGCTGATTCAAACGATAATTTTATTTTTGAACCTTATATCGCAAGCGAAAGTTTGCCGCTGACGCGAATAGTTAAATTGTTGAAAATATGGTCAGCTGAGGAAGCGATAAGCGGAGATGGCGGTAATTACGATCCTCGCCCCTTACTGGAAGCAATTGTTGACACGCTCGGAGGCAATGTCGCCTTTTATACGGCGCCGATCTCGTCGCAGTTACGATCTGGATGTCTGCCTGGGCATTTGGCCAGATTCCTGAGTTTGGTAGACGACCCTAAAATGCTATCGCGACCGATTTCGGAACTCGCTTTGCAAGCTGGAACCACCGATCGCACATTGCGCAATAGTGCACAGCGATTTCTGAAAGTGTCGCCGCATGAGCTCATTGTACGCAAGCGGCTTGAGCGAGCTCGGCAGATACTGTCTCAAAGCGATTTACCGATAGGGCATGTCGCTGCTATGGCAGGTTATTCCAACGCAGGTCGCTTTTCGAAAGCTTACAAAAGCTTCTTTGGGTATTTACCTTCTCGGGACTATGAGACTACCGTGCAGAGTGGAAGCACCAATTAA
- a CDS encoding GNAT family N-acetyltransferase has product MSHPEKSEGGAMPALHALTIRPATPDDIDFVMRVERLPGYPERVGTYSVQEHESRMADENYEYLISMCGEKPVGFAVLRPDDGMGNVVIRRLAVEQSGSGMGSAFMQRICAAVFSDPTIGRLILDVLPSNTIARRVYTKLGFVEEGLMRSALRYPDGRRADLLLMALLRDDWLGGASMLVR; this is encoded by the coding sequence ATGTCGCACCCGGAAAAATCTGAGGGCGGCGCGATGCCAGCACTTCATGCGCTTACCATCCGGCCCGCAACCCCGGATGACATCGATTTCGTCATGCGTGTCGAACGGCTCCCCGGCTATCCAGAGCGGGTGGGTACCTATTCGGTTCAGGAGCATGAAAGCCGAATGGCTGACGAAAACTACGAATACCTGATCAGCATGTGTGGAGAAAAGCCCGTTGGCTTTGCGGTGTTGAGGCCGGACGACGGCATGGGAAATGTCGTGATCCGCCGTCTTGCCGTGGAGCAGTCCGGGAGCGGCATGGGCAGCGCGTTTATGCAGCGTATCTGCGCCGCTGTTTTTTCAGATCCGACAATTGGTCGCCTGATTCTCGATGTCCTTCCCTCAAACACAATTGCCCGGCGCGTCTATACCAAGCTGGGTTTTGTCGAGGAGGGCCTGATGCGCAGCGCGTTGCGTTACCCGGATGGCCGTCGCGCCGATTTGCTTTTGATGGCGCTTCTGCGCGACGACTGGCTTGGAGGGGCTTCGATGCTGGTTCGTTAG
- a CDS encoding ABC transporter substrate-binding protein — protein sequence MKMKTIFAVAALTVFATAPAFAADPVTLTFYHTRLAFMQPILEGFKKAHPEITINEQAPAENYSAGDQSVIRGMMTGSTPDVYLASYSSIPTLVGVMKDRGETSSLDPMLDKEGKDWQAANYAPAILDLAKVDGQQYAMPFTASLPLLYVNKDLVEKAGGNVDQFPTTWDGVIDLAAKISKLGNGVSGIGFSVGGLSDDWYWQMMVMSAGDQMLDAKATGIGYDNKAGLEALRITQDLAVKTGMSVYADPKPAQQQFFAGKIGMVVESPSDLVAYETAIGDRFTMRTVRFPLIDAKKGGLPAGGNALMVFSKDAAKRAAAWEFVKYMTSASVQADVSKASGYMPVNVQAAKALESFYAEHPNFQTVFKSMNATMPWFAYPNNTADGVWKGVAPILDQLQRGKITPEAAMPKIREHVAGVMAAK from the coding sequence ATGAAAATGAAAACCATCTTCGCGGTTGCAGCCCTGACCGTGTTCGCGACTGCACCGGCTTTCGCCGCTGATCCAGTCACGCTGACCTTTTATCACACACGACTTGCCTTTATGCAGCCTATTCTGGAGGGTTTCAAGAAGGCACATCCAGAGATCACCATCAACGAGCAGGCACCAGCCGAAAACTACAGCGCCGGTGACCAAAGCGTCATTCGTGGCATGATGACGGGCTCGACGCCGGATGTCTATCTCGCCTCTTACTCCTCCATTCCTACCCTCGTCGGCGTAATGAAGGATCGGGGCGAGACAAGTTCGCTCGATCCGATGCTGGATAAGGAAGGGAAGGACTGGCAGGCGGCCAATTATGCCCCCGCCATTCTTGACCTCGCAAAAGTCGATGGTCAACAGTATGCGATGCCATTTACGGCATCCCTGCCGCTTCTCTACGTCAACAAGGATTTGGTCGAAAAGGCCGGTGGCAATGTCGATCAGTTCCCGACCACATGGGATGGCGTCATTGATCTGGCAGCCAAGATCAGCAAGCTTGGCAACGGCGTCTCGGGCATCGGTTTCTCGGTCGGTGGGCTGAGCGATGACTGGTACTGGCAGATGATGGTGATGAGCGCTGGTGACCAGATGCTCGACGCCAAAGCCACGGGTATCGGTTATGACAACAAGGCTGGGCTGGAAGCATTGCGCATCACCCAGGACCTGGCGGTCAAGACGGGCATGTCGGTTTATGCCGACCCCAAGCCTGCACAGCAGCAGTTCTTTGCCGGGAAGATCGGCATGGTGGTTGAATCACCATCCGATCTCGTGGCTTACGAGACCGCCATCGGCGACCGCTTCACCATGCGCACCGTCCGCTTCCCACTGATCGATGCCAAGAAGGGCGGCCTGCCTGCTGGTGGAAATGCCCTGATGGTGTTTTCCAAGGATGCGGCCAAGCGCGCAGCAGCCTGGGAGTTCGTCAAATACATGACCAGCGCCTCCGTTCAGGCCGACGTCTCAAAGGCAAGCGGCTACATGCCGGTCAACGTCCAGGCCGCCAAGGCGCTCGAGAGCTTTTATGCAGAGCATCCGAACTTCCAGACGGTCTTCAAGTCGATGAATGCTACCATGCCATGGTTTGCCTATCCGAACAACACGGCAGATGGCGTCTGGAAGGGCGTGGCACCAATCCTGGACCAATTGCAGCGCGGCAAAATCACGCCTGAGGCTGCCATGCCAAAAATCCGCGAGCATGTCGCGGGTGTGATGGCGGCAAAGTAA
- a CDS encoding histidinol-phosphatase, with protein MTWFSFHGGHSGQFCDHAKSTLADVIETAIDRGFTHYGLSEHCPRYQDEDLYPDEERLGVAGLARQFADYVDHAFKLRDAYADRIELLIGFETEKLPPDTWLAKMEAIRNAHPFDYIVGSVHDIEGCWLDYSAQATETLKNELGGTDALQIAYFRSATDMVERLRPDVVAHLDLVRKYEQAGFEFSDKVLREVDTLLEAIKAYGGILDVNCAAFRNGFGPVYPLPHILKRACHMGIRVTLVDDSHGVDTVGVGLEQSVAAIRAAGFESIAYLTRANGWLQADIDDVAPGKI; from the coding sequence ATGACCTGGTTTAGTTTTCACGGTGGCCATAGCGGGCAGTTCTGCGACCATGCGAAATCCACTCTTGCTGACGTGATCGAGACGGCAATCGACCGCGGCTTTACCCATTACGGGTTGAGCGAACACTGCCCGCGGTATCAGGATGAAGATCTCTATCCCGATGAAGAAAGGTTGGGCGTCGCAGGCCTTGCGCGCCAGTTCGCCGACTATGTCGATCACGCATTCAAGCTTCGTGACGCCTATGCGGACCGGATCGAGTTGCTGATCGGTTTTGAGACTGAGAAATTGCCGCCGGATACATGGCTTGCCAAGATGGAGGCCATACGGAACGCGCATCCGTTCGACTACATTGTTGGCAGCGTCCACGATATCGAAGGTTGCTGGCTCGACTATTCCGCGCAAGCGACCGAGACCCTCAAGAACGAGCTGGGCGGCACCGACGCGCTACAGATCGCCTATTTCCGGTCGGCGACCGACATGGTGGAACGCCTTCGTCCAGATGTCGTTGCGCATCTCGATCTCGTCAGGAAGTATGAACAGGCAGGCTTTGAATTTTCCGACAAGGTTTTGCGTGAGGTGGACACCCTTCTCGAAGCGATCAAGGCCTATGGCGGCATATTGGATGTCAATTGTGCCGCCTTCCGCAATGGCTTCGGCCCGGTTTACCCGCTGCCGCACATACTCAAACGTGCTTGCCATATGGGTATCCGGGTAACGCTGGTTGATGACAGCCACGGCGTGGACACCGTCGGCGTTGGGCTTGAGCAGTCAGTCGCCGCGATCCGAGCCGCTGGCTTTGAGAGCATTGCCTATCTGACGCGTGCCAATGGATGGCTCCAGGCGGACATAGACGATGTCGCACCCGGAAAAATCTGA
- a CDS encoding catalase family protein, with protein sequence MTAATPVRYSPDLETVKSGEQETVSALIKQFDIILEKTAGDYGHAVRSVHAKAHGILEATMIVRDGLPAELAQGLFAKAGEYPVYMRLSTNAGDILPDAIALPRGLAIKVVGVEGPRLPEANSDTQDFVMVNGPVFQAPNPEKFLSSLKLLARTTDKMEGTKTVLSSVLQTVNKGLEAVGISSSTIQSLGGAPNVDPLGETYFSVTPFRYGDYIAKFRLKPVSPDLTKRTGTEIDVSVREDAIRETVQAEMQDTQGEWEFQVQLCRDVDAQPIEDPTVEWKEDEAPFVTVAIVTSMPQDSWSDTKVQKVDEEMRFSVWTGLADHQPLGGINRVRKDTYQHSAEFRAKFNGCPFHEPRQ encoded by the coding sequence ATGACAGCAGCCACGCCTGTCCGTTATTCCCCCGACCTCGAAACAGTCAAATCGGGAGAACAGGAGACTGTCTCCGCTCTCATCAAGCAGTTCGACATCATCCTCGAAAAGACCGCCGGAGACTACGGCCATGCCGTGCGCTCCGTGCATGCCAAGGCACATGGAATTCTCGAAGCAACGATGATCGTCAGAGATGGTTTGCCAGCCGAACTCGCTCAGGGCCTGTTCGCCAAAGCCGGTGAATATCCGGTCTATATGCGTCTCTCCACAAACGCTGGCGACATCCTGCCCGATGCTATCGCTCTTCCGCGTGGTTTGGCCATCAAGGTCGTTGGTGTCGAGGGGCCGCGTTTGCCGGAGGCAAACAGCGATACGCAGGACTTCGTGATGGTGAATGGCCCGGTCTTCCAGGCACCCAATCCCGAGAAGTTTCTCTCCAGCCTCAAGCTTCTTGCGCGGACGACGGACAAGATGGAAGGTACCAAGACTGTGTTGTCGAGCGTGCTTCAAACCGTCAACAAAGGCCTCGAGGCCGTCGGCATTTCCAGCTCGACCATTCAGTCACTCGGCGGCGCACCGAATGTCGATCCGCTTGGCGAGACATATTTCAGCGTTACCCCGTTCCGCTACGGTGACTACATCGCCAAGTTCCGGCTGAAACCAGTCTCACCGGATTTAACGAAGCGGACCGGAACGGAAATCGATGTCAGCGTTCGTGAGGACGCAATCCGCGAGACCGTCCAGGCGGAGATGCAGGATACTCAAGGGGAATGGGAATTCCAGGTGCAACTCTGTCGTGACGTTGATGCGCAGCCTATCGAAGACCCGACCGTGGAGTGGAAGGAAGATGAAGCGCCGTTCGTGACCGTCGCCATTGTGACTTCTATGCCCCAAGATAGCTGGAGCGATACGAAGGTGCAGAAGGTCGATGAAGAGATGCGGTTTAGCGTCTGGACCGGCCTCGCGGACCATCAGCCCCTCGGCGGCATCAACCGCGTCCGCAAGGACACATATCAGCACTCGGCAGAGTTCAGGGCAAAGTTCAATGGGTGTCCGTTCCATGAGCCACGCCAGTAG